Proteins found in one Clostridium kluyveri DSM 555 genomic segment:
- a CDS encoding peptidylprolyl isomerase, producing MQNNVLAIVNNVEITENDFKNVVKRFPAERQQYFNTDEGKKQLLDEIISFELFYNYGKEIELEKDRDYLVKLETTKKELLIQETISKIMENIKVTDKEVEDYYTNNKSMYKKPENITARHILVDSFEKAAQISNEIKKGLSFEDAAKKYSSCPSKAQGGNLGNFTRGQMVPEFETAAFQLEIGILSKPVKTQFGYHLIKVEKKEKDSIKGFDKVKNAIKNGLLQEKRTLEYSKCINNLKDKYPIEIK from the coding sequence ATGCAAAATAATGTATTGGCAATTGTTAATAATGTGGAAATAACCGAAAATGACTTCAAAAACGTGGTAAAGAGATTTCCCGCAGAAAGGCAGCAATACTTTAATACAGATGAAGGTAAAAAACAGTTATTAGATGAAATTATATCTTTTGAACTTTTTTATAATTATGGTAAGGAAATTGAATTAGAAAAAGATAGAGATTATTTAGTTAAGTTAGAAACAACTAAAAAGGAATTATTAATTCAAGAGACAATATCTAAAATTATGGAAAATATTAAAGTTACTGATAAAGAGGTAGAAGATTATTATACCAACAACAAATCTATGTATAAAAAACCTGAAAATATAACTGCAAGACATATATTAGTGGATTCTTTTGAAAAAGCTGCTCAAATATCCAATGAGATAAAAAAAGGTCTGTCTTTTGAGGATGCAGCAAAAAAATACTCCTCATGTCCCTCTAAAGCTCAAGGTGGTAACTTAGGTAACTTTACTAGAGGACAGATGGTACCTGAATTTGAAACAGCAGCTTTTCAATTGGAAATAGGTATATTAAGCAAACCTGTAAAAACCCAATTCGGATATCACCTTATAAAAGTAGAGAAAAAAGAAAAAGATTCTATAAAGGGTTTTGACAAAGTAAAAAATGCTATAAAGAATGGGCTACTACAGGAAAAAAGAACTCTTGAATATTCAAAATGCATTAATAACTTAAAAGATAAATACCCAATTGAGATCAAGTGA